A region of Halorhabdus rudnickae DNA encodes the following proteins:
- the sufU gene encoding Fe-S cluster assembly sulfur transfer protein SufU — translation MGIGGSDMYRQQILDHYKNPRNYGEIEDVTFSHTGENPMCGDTIEMDIVLDDDEEVIETVAFRGDGCAISQASASMLSERLEGMTIEELEALDRDDVIDMLGVDISPMRVKCAVLAEKVAQDGAEIYFGEKDLDATTTEDDDVHEE, via the coding sequence ATGGGAATCGGCGGGAGCGACATGTACCGACAGCAGATCCTCGATCACTACAAGAATCCACGCAACTACGGCGAGATCGAGGATGTGACGTTCTCCCACACCGGAGAGAACCCGATGTGTGGCGATACTATCGAGATGGACATCGTTCTGGACGACGACGAGGAGGTCATCGAGACCGTCGCGTTCCGTGGTGACGGCTGTGCCATCTCCCAGGCCTCGGCGTCGATGCTGTCGGAACGGCTCGAAGGCATGACGATCGAAGAACTGGAAGCACTGGACCGTGACGACGTTATCGATATGCTCGGCGTTGACATCTCACCGATGCGCGTGAAGTGTGCTGTCCTCGCGGAGAAGGTTGCCCAAGACGGCGCGGAGATTTACTTCGGCGAGAAGGATCTCGACGCGACGACAACCGAGGACGACGACGTCCACGAGGAGTAG
- a CDS encoding heme-binding protein, whose translation MVRREAPLTTEGWYALHDFRTIDWDAWSEAPRRRKDAAVEEGRDFLEAATAVGDAENGDSAVYAMLGHEADLLVVHLRPTTADLDALERRFERTALARFTERTESFVSVTEASGYSERAREFLKGELDENSGLAKYMRSRIEPEIPDAEHVSFYPMDKRRDPEYNWYDLPFEERAEHMDAHGEIGREYAGKVTQMITGAIGIDDWEWGVTLWADDLTDVKELLYEMRFDPSSSKYAEFGPFWVGRRMAPDDLGAYLAGDPIAVEGGDESGVGTDRAPTPEAAAEREADSADAAGHPHEETTEHSDDTPAGHPPAETGHGGTDEGAETDGHPDSAGGRPDPGDGTFSTIENLDERLFQLGIREGGDYEGGEFGLLFYSDADAEELSEDVAGLRENFEHYDRHVTTVVRASGGRSAVASVWTAEDAAETAAGFLGDLPGVGERYGGVLGEEGSAGGGSADASHEGSTTEASTDEQTAPSVRDELAEAGVYAGQPHGEDVSALVVYSEAAAEELAEPVAALRDRFADAEGHVRTSVYEPAVGEVTAVGDSEATAVVSLWEHEDDAESAADALTALPGVLGRAGEGDGFGTMGMFYRVKPDYREEFVETFGTVGELLADMDGHRGTALLVNDDEETDMFIASNWDDREDAMAFFRSDAFRETVEWGREVLADQPRHVFLA comes from the coding sequence CGAGGCTCCCCGGCGGAGAAAGGACGCCGCCGTCGAGGAAGGGCGTGATTTTCTGGAGGCGGCCACGGCGGTAGGTGACGCCGAAAACGGTGACTCCGCCGTATACGCGATGCTTGGACACGAAGCGGACCTGCTCGTCGTCCACCTCCGGCCGACGACGGCCGATCTCGACGCGCTCGAACGGCGCTTCGAGCGAACGGCACTCGCTCGGTTCACCGAACGGACCGAGTCGTTCGTCTCCGTGACGGAGGCCTCGGGATATTCCGAGCGCGCCCGCGAATTCCTGAAAGGCGAACTCGACGAGAACTCCGGGCTGGCGAAGTACATGCGTTCGCGCATCGAACCGGAGATCCCCGACGCCGAACACGTCAGTTTTTACCCGATGGACAAGCGCCGCGATCCGGAGTACAACTGGTACGATCTCCCCTTCGAGGAACGGGCCGAACACATGGACGCCCACGGCGAGATCGGCCGGGAGTACGCCGGGAAAGTCACCCAGATGATCACTGGTGCGATCGGGATCGACGACTGGGAGTGGGGAGTGACGCTGTGGGCCGACGATCTGACGGACGTGAAGGAACTCCTCTACGAGATGCGTTTTGATCCCTCCAGTTCGAAGTACGCCGAGTTCGGCCCCTTCTGGGTCGGCCGCCGGATGGCACCCGACGACCTGGGGGCGTACCTCGCTGGCGACCCGATCGCTGTAGAAGGTGGGGACGAAAGCGGTGTCGGGACAGATCGCGCGCCGACGCCGGAGGCGGCGGCCGAACGTGAGGCAGATAGCGCGGACGCGGCGGGACACCCACACGAGGAGACGACCGAGCACAGCGATGACACCCCTGCGGGCCATCCGCCTGCGGAGACGGGACACGGCGGGACCGACGAGGGAGCCGAGACCGACGGGCATCCAGATAGCGCTGGCGGCCGTCCTGATCCGGGCGATGGGACCTTCTCGACGATCGAGAACCTCGACGAACGGCTATTCCAGCTCGGGATCCGCGAAGGTGGGGACTACGAGGGCGGCGAGTTCGGGCTCCTCTTTTATTCGGACGCCGACGCCGAGGAACTGTCCGAGGATGTGGCCGGTCTCAGGGAGAACTTCGAGCACTACGATCGCCACGTCACGACAGTTGTCCGCGCCTCTGGCGGCCGATCGGCGGTCGCGTCTGTCTGGACTGCCGAGGACGCTGCCGAGACTGCTGCCGGCTTCCTCGGTGATTTGCCGGGCGTCGGCGAGCGCTACGGTGGCGTTCTCGGCGAGGAAGGATCGGCTGGCGGTGGCTCGGCCGACGCGAGCCACGAAGGATCGACGACTGAGGCGAGTACGGACGAGCAGACAGCTCCGTCCGTCCGTGACGAACTCGCCGAGGCGGGCGTCTACGCCGGCCAGCCACACGGCGAGGACGTCTCCGCCCTGGTGGTATACTCCGAAGCCGCGGCCGAGGAACTCGCCGAGCCTGTCGCAGCCCTCCGAGATCGGTTCGCGGATGCCGAGGGACACGTCAGGACGTCCGTTTACGAACCGGCGGTCGGCGAAGTGACTGCAGTCGGCGATAGCGAGGCGACCGCGGTCGTCAGCCTCTGGGAGCACGAAGACGACGCCGAGTCGGCGGCCGACGCTTTGACGGCATTGCCGGGCGTCCTCGGCCGCGCCGGCGAGGGTGACGGATTCGGCACGATGGGGATGTTCTATCGGGTCAAGCCCGACTATCGCGAGGAGTTCGTCGAGACCTTCGGGACGGTCGGCGAGTTGCTTGCGGACATGGACGGTCACCGAGGGACGGCGCTGCTGGTCAACGACGACGAGGAGACAGACATGTTCATCGCCTCGAACTGGGACGATCGCGAGGATGCTATGGCCTTCTTCCGATCGGATGCATTCCGGGAGACTGTCGAGTGGGGCCGTGAAGTGCTGGCTGACCAGCCCCGGCACGTCTTCCTGGCGTGA